Within the Staphylococcus argenteus genome, the region TATCCAATGCCCTTTCCAATCATCAATATTTTGATTGAAGTCTGTTTCTAAAAGTTTTGTGGCATTAAAAGGTAAATTTTCATCTAAAAGTAGTCGTAATGCATATAAAACATTAGATTTACCTGAACTATTCTCGCCTATTAACGTGTTTACTCCTTGTTTAAATTTAAATATTGTATTTTTAAAATTTCTGAAATTTGTTATTTCTAATTGAGAAATATACATATACATCCATCCCTTTATTTATTTTTCTAATTTAGAATACTTTTCTATATTAAATTTTTATGAATCGTTTTCTTTTAATAAGCAACTTTCCTGAGTAGAAATCCTGACAATTTATAAAGTAAGATATCTATGACAAGCATAACTTTATTCTTAATAAGGTATTTATTTTTCATATTTACTAAAGAACTTTAAGCTAGTAAAAACTGTTAATACAGTAATTCAACTAAATTTCCTAAAAGTAATCATCACTTAATAAATAATTGCATTCCCAATTACAAAATTTGATATGTAATCATTCATAACTACAATTTCACTTGGACTACTCATAGCAAAACCTTGATATACTTTTAATTCATTAAAAGACTGATTCATTACATATTTAACTATAAATTCCTAGTGCTGAAGCTGCTACACCGGTAGCAGAATCTTCTATGTATCCTGTGTTGTTAGGGAATTGTCTGGCATGATATATATTCTTTTCATCTTTTACAAATGGATAAAATCCAGTCGATCCAATTTTATCACACACTTTCCATAAGTAATCGTAATTAGGTGTTAACTTATTTAATGTCACTACATCCTTCAATTCAATAATTGTTTTGAATCTAGAAGTAGAAATGTTCTTTACAGGATTAGCTGTAAATTGATTTACAGATACATTCAACGCTTTAGCAATATCAACTTTATCAATTAACTGATTACTAATTTCAGGATTGCCCTGTTTTACTTTGACTTTGAAATCTGTATCGTCCCCTATAATCTCAATCTCTAAAACACCTGCCAATGTCTCTACTGAAAATTTATTTTTATCAAGGTACTTATTTTTTTTAAGAATAGTTACACATGCTATAGTCGCATGAACGCACATTTCCATTTCTTTATTTGGAACAAAATATTTAAATTCATACTCACATGAAGGATTGTTACTATTAAGAATAAAACCTACTTCTAATTTCAGTTTTTTGGCAATATCTATCATATCATCATATGATAATTCATCAGCTTCTAACACCACCGGGCAAGGATTACCACCTTTATTATTATACGCAAAAACAGTTGTGTTATAAATTTTCATAATTAAACTCCTCGAATAGTTTTTCATTTAATAATTTATTCATTCTAATCCTCCTTAAATGTAATGCTACTTATAAACCTTTAACTTTGGCGTTTATAATGCAAAGCATTTTCATCTATCCATTTTAGAAAAGCATATTTTCTTTCCGATTTTATAAAATAAGACGTTGGCTTGAATACACTTTCAATTAGTTTTCAAAATTATAATCTTAATGTACCAAATCTTTGTCATTATACAACATAATGCAAATAGCTGTTGAGAATTTAGGATATTGATTTACAACATCTATAGAATTCGGTAAATTATTTTACCATACTTTGAATATTCATCCATTTATGAAAGTAAGACACTTTTATCTTTTTCATTCTTCTTATCATTATATCCCTAAATCTTAAGTGTTGTTGTTTGATACATGCATAGTTTTTCTTTTACATTTTCATGAACTTTTATAAATACACTACCATCATTATTCATTTCATGTGCAACAGTTATTCTAATTCAGTAA harbors:
- a CDS encoding PhzF family phenazine biosynthesis protein, with product MKIYNTTVFAYNNKGGNPCPVVLEADELSYDDMIDIAKKLKLEVGFILNSNNPSCEYEFKYFVPNKEMEMCVHATIACVTILKKNKYLDKNKFSVETLAGVLEIEIIGDDTDFKVKVKQGNPEISNQLIDKVDIAKALNVSVNQFTANPVKNISTSRFKTIIELKDVVTLNKLTPNYDYLWKVCDKIGSTGFYPFVKDEKNIYHARQFPNNTGYIEDSATGVAASALGIYS